GCGGGGCGAGCTCCAGGCCATCATTGCCGCAACGCCTGAGAGCGGCTTTAAGGAAACAGCCGCGGGAAAGAAACTGCTGGCGGAAATCTGGCAGGCCAATCAACTGTTGACGCATAATTTGCAGTTTCGCGTTAATAAAGGCAAACAGCAGCAGCGGGTTTCCAACGCCTATGACGGTCGAAACACGGCTGCTGCCAGCAGCCGTATGAGTTGGAAACGGTAAAAGAAAAAGCGGGGGTCAGGCCTTGCATAATTGCGTGTTCTAGTGTATACGGAGGCGGTAAGCAGTGAATATTTCCGGGATAACAGCAGGTCATTCTTCTCAGTTAGGCATGCAGTCACAATCCAGCAGTGCATTGGATGCGTTGGAACGGCAGAGGGAGAATCTGCAAAATCAGATTCAAAAAGTGCAAGCAAGTAAAATGGACAGCAAGGAAAAAACGGAAAAAATCAAAGAGCTGACGGTAGAAATGGAGCAGATTGATCAGCAGATCATGCAGGAAAAGCAGGCGGAAAAGACGGCACAAACGGGTGCGGAAAATTCGCTTGAAAGACAGCAGGAATCGGCAGAGCAGGAAGGCGATTCTCCGGCTGTGGTTTTATCGGCAAGCTTGAATGCCTTTGTGTCTGTCGGCAGCCAACTGAAAGAGTTTGATACGCTGGATAAGGTGCGTTCTAAGTTAACCGGCGAAATCAATGTTGCTAATTCACAAATAAAAAATGGTGTTATCGGCGGCAGTGTGGAAAACCAAATGGCGACGATCAGCACGGACAGCGGTCAGCTAACTTCGGTGATGTTCCGCATGGCAAAGACTGCCGGAAAAGTACACCAGGTAATGGAACACGCTGCCAAAGAAGGGGAGGTTGAAGCCCAACATAGCCAGAAAGGGGCAAAGGGTCAGGACGAGAACGCAGCTGCGGTTGTAGGCGAAACTGTAAGCGAAGGTAAGGAAAGCAGCCAACAGGAGCAGAAGACGAAGGGGATAGAAGGGGTGCGGCAGGATGAGGCTGTGAGCAATCAAAAGCACCAACCGGTTGATCTTTTAGTCTAAAACAGCCGCCGCGGTATTATGAAAACCGGGATACAAAAAAGCCGGCATCGCTTGTTTATGTAAAGAGATGCCGGCTCTTCTATCGCCTATTCTGTTTATAGAGTTTTGGCAGGAGTCGCCGACTTCGGGTCTTGTTTCCCCGGACGGGGCCGTTTTACGACCAGTACGGGAATCGGCGAATAGGCAACCAGTTTGTGCGCCACACTGCCCAGCAGCAGGGAACTGAAACCACCGAGCCCCCTGGTGCCGCAAATAATCAGATCGGCATTGATTTGGGACGCATAATGGATGATTTCGTCTGGCGGATTGCCTTTGAGCAGGATTGTCGATACGGCTATTTCATAGACGGAAATTTCTTCTTCAATTTCTTTCAGGTGTTTTTTTAAGCCATTGGCATACGCAGTGGCAAACGGGATTAGCATACTGGCAGCTTCGGCTTGAAGAGCCGGCATTTCATCATATACGGAAGTAACTGCGATTTCCGCTCCAATCTGCAGTGCATAGGATTTTGACCATTCTAAGGCAAATTTGCTGTCCTCGGAACCATCATAAGCCAGTACAATTTTGCTGACAGACATCTTATTACCCCCTCTTTTTTTCTGGATGTCCTATTTTTAA
The genomic region above belongs to Veillonellales bacterium and contains:
- a CDS encoding universal stress protein, whose product is MSVSKIVLAYDGSEDSKFALEWSKSYALQIGAEIAVTSVYDEMPALQAEAASMLIPFATAYANGLKKHLKEIEEEISVYEIAVSTILLKGNPPDEIIHYASQINADLIICGTRGLGGFSSLLLGSVAHKLVAYSPIPVLVVKRPRPGKQDPKSATPAKTL